Part of the Lutra lutra chromosome 4, mLutLut1.2, whole genome shotgun sequence genome is shown below.
TTTTCTGCTTCAGTCTAATACTTCAATGAGTCTAGGATTTATAGTCCAcaaagtttgttttctgtagggATGTAAACATTTAGTACTAAAATCTTGGTATTGATGATcagtgaaattaattaatttcactCAATAAAAGTTTGCACCAGGCTGATTTTTTATCAGTTGTGTTTTTACTTATAGTTATTTCATAAAGTAATATTACTGGATTCAGAAGTGTTGTGAACTTTTTTCCTAATCTTTAAGTGGGCCTACACTGTTGTACTTTTACTATGTGCTACCCAGTGAAAATGCTGAAATAAGATGAATGAATTCTTATCCTCCATGTGTCCATACTGTAGTTCAGAAAACATGTAAGCGAACAGCTGATACAGAGTTATCACCAGTTTCTGTACCAATTGAGAAACACTGTAACTGTGAAGAAATTGAGATGGGACCTTTCAAGGTGACTAAACTAATTATTGCAAAACtagtaaaaaaaagtttcagtaaaATTAAAGAGAGATAGAAGGTAGGATAGTTCACTATGCGAAGCAGCGAGAAAGCTGAGAAGGCATGGGGACTGTTCTGGACTTTGAAAGAGTTTAGTATTAGAAACCTGCAGTGAATGGGAAAGTAAAGATTGGGGATAATTGATAAGGATGAGATCGTTGGTGAGTACTGTTGAAGGACTTGAATCATAGATTTGATATCCTCAGAATAGCCATTGCAAAATTATACATTACATGATTCTAGGAAGAATAAATTTGAGATGATAGTCTGGAAATAGAATAGTTATAGGAATCTAGGTGAGAATGGCAGTAGGTATGGTGGTGCCATTTTTTGTGAATAAGAATGCAAAAGAATAAGTTTCAGGTTAGGGAAGATGTGTAGAGTACAGGATGAGACATACTGAGTTTTCAGAATTTATGGAATGTGATAAAATTAAGGGTAGatttttcaaatctgttttcAGTGGAATGTTGGGATAGCTGTTATACTAGATTGTGAATTAAATGGAAGAAGCAGGAGAGTATCAATATGTACTATCCTCTAGAATAATGGTCCTTGGCATTTGGTATTTAATCACTGTTAGccattattgtatttattgttaGTATACTTTTATGCCATCTCATACTTTTTTGTTCTTCAGCTTTTTGGTGTACTTTTTGGTATATATGTAATAGTATTAGATAAGCATCTAGATAGAAGTGTGTGTTTTATTAACAAATACTGATTTTAATTGctatactattaaaattaatgaaaataagttgtaaattttttaaaagaaaactagaaagtttGTCATTTGAATAGATTATTGTTCATAAAAAAAGTGGTATTGAGCAAGTTTCCTGAAAGTATAATATGATCATGTTTTAGTTGAACCACTTTTTTGGACATGTTATGTTAAAATaacttgttttgtgatttttaatttcaaagaataaGTGTGTCATAGATGTACTTATTCATACCTgacacaaaaattaaatgatgGTCTTTACATGTATTCTTTCAGGTTTGAGTTAATTTCGAATGAGATTGTTTTTGCAACGAGATGTTAATAAGACAAAATCTAGGTAAGTAGAAGACTACTTTGttaaatgttatatatcaaaGTAGGAATAATAGAAAAAGTTATGTTTTATAACTCTGCCTTCAAGTTCAGATTTAATGagtttttcaataaaattttgaaatacagagaattgACTTTGAGGTACTTGCTTGAGTTGATTTGGTGGAAGTAACAATAGAGTCATCAAATTGTgctcttagttttcctttatgTTGAATTTAAGTATGTGACTATTAAACGTGAGAAAATTGAGCTGGTGTTCGGTTTAGCTATTCAGAAAACAGTTGAGTAAGAGATTTGCTGCATGCTTCAATGTTCTCAGTAGATTATAGTGCTCGagtagtttttgcttttgtgaattttacttattttgattaATGGAGTACTTCCATAAATTGATTAAATTTGCCAAATCGTGACttctttatattaatataatgttTAGAATATAAATGATTGTTTCAAAGAGTATCTCTATTGGTCATTGAATTGGTCAAAGTCATtaaatgaattttctaatttAGCATTCtgatttgcattctttttttaagactgttgACTTTCAGGAAATTGAATTGTGATCATGTACTTTTTGGTCTGATATGTGAAAgaatgttttttgggggggtgtgtatatgtgtgtgtcttttaggttttatttatttgagagagagagagagaatgagatggagtgtgagagggaagaggtcagtgggagaagcaaactcccgaccaagcaggaagcctgatgtaggacctgatcctgggactctaggatcatgacctgagccaaaggcagttacttaaccaactgagccacccaggcgctctgaaAGAATGCTTTTTAATAATAGAAACTGTTCAGATGTTAAAAAGACTTATTGTCTTTTGGCAAATGAACATGGTTTCAGGATATAAACAGATTAAAAGGGAATACTTAAATTGTAGTTAACTTGGTCTTTCTCTAATGTAACTAGACATTTAAGCTGTTGGAAACTTGCTGatctcaaagttaaaaaaaaggaaaattaaaaatctagtATGAGAAGTGCTGTAGTTGAGTGATATGCAGTTAAACAGTGTGTTCTTAGTAAGTGGTTTAGGCATAATTTGAAGGAGAGTTTCCGTTTTATTGCTATTATATAATAGTAATTGTAGTGATTGTGCTGTATGTTGTGTTAACTGCTTCTCATGCCTTGTTAATCTTTATAGTACTTTTGAAGGTAGGTACTCCTGTgtagaaaatttttacttttttggtttatagtgagctatttcttttctttaggagGAGTGCACTATCTCCACAGCATCTATTATAAGTAACACTTGCCTATATATCTTCTTGTAGGGAAAAAGAAGCTAGACTTTTGTACTTAAGGTATTATAgggattttgtttgttaattGAATATACAGTGTTTTAGAACCTTTATTCTGATTTCTTATGTCAGATATCGCTTAAGGGATGACACTGGTTTAACATATTCTGACCCTGTTCTACCACAATTATGCATTTTTTGCATAGAACTTAATGCAAATGTAtaacttacatttttatataaattaagttGTAATTTGTGTATGGTAAAATTTAAAGTATAGAGCTGAATGAGGTTTTTACTTATGTAAAACATatgtaaaacatacatatatgttcaCACATGTAACTACCATAGAGATGAAGACGTAGAACATTTTCATTGCTCAGAAAGTTCCTCATACTCTTCCCTTTCCAGTCCAATAGCCTTCTCCTCCTGAGgtaaaatttctgaattttatcaGCATAgcttagttttgcctgttcttgaatTTTATGTATATAGAATTATGTAATAGCATTAGTTTATATGTGGCTTTTTTCAATCAACATACATCTTGTTGTATGAATATCagtagttcattattttttattactgagcactattccattgtatgaccatgctataaattttttatgtattctctCTGTAATTTTGTTTATTGGATTCTTCTATTCCCTGACCTCACTTTCCAGCATTCtacattattttccttcctctagTTTTCCTCTTTACTGTTCCCGTATCACCTGCAcaataaaatgtaagctccatgactTGGCATACAATGGTCTCACTGCAGCTATTCCAAAATGCCTAGAATTATCTGAATAAACTAAGTCTGATGTTTCTTATGTTTAGTTTTAGTCCTAATTATATGTTGTCACTCTTCCCCAGCCTCTCACCTCCCCCAACCATCAttgtccttcctcctgctcatctGCTTATCTCCTGAAATATCTCCTGAaatatctcttttcctttgggcCATACTGCAATCTTCTCTTATCCTTTGGGCCAGACCTGGCCATACTGCAGTAGTGTGTTTTCTTTACTGGACTGTGAGCCCCTTGAAGGTAGACACCATCAATGTTGTACTTACCTTAGTAGCACAATGCCAGAGTACTGTGCGTACTTAGTGAATTTTGTAAAACATGGAACAATGAGCATAATTCTCTCTCAGTCATCTAGGGATTCAGAATACTGGCTGGAATGGGATGAGGACATTGGCACAGTTGCTGTTGGGCTGTAGGAAGGAGCCAATGGGGACAATACGGAAGCAGCATTGTAGGTATTTTGGAAAGCCCTAAAATATCCCCCAAGTCTTCTTtcaatccagtttaaaaaaatggcgAGTAATGTTCTTAGTTGAGACCTTAAGGAAAACTGTGTTGATTTTGATTACTCTTTTCAAATGAAGGCATTAACCCATGTCATGGAAATTGGAGTGCTTGCTACTAACAGTATTCTTTTTGCGAGTTTGTGCtagttatttctttaaagattttaaaggatGTATTAGATTAATACGAGTAGAAGGCTAGGAAGACTGGTCACATCTATAAAGAAAACTTCTCATTTTCctaaaggtaaaaaagaaattgggagtagagaaggaaattgaatcataatctggaattgtgataacatttatttttatagcttagGAAGCTTGCTGTTtgatgaagtttaaaaaatttgtttttatcattgtaggtctgtaatatataaataatatgcttacttaagaaactttaaaaatattataaagtacTTTACACtagtttttttcttgaaattaggCTTGTTGGGTTGGCCATTGTAGTCACCTAGGGGATTTTTATGCCTTCTAGCAAGTCCAAAGCAAGGAGAAGTTCTTCCCCACTGGGATCAATTTGTTGCTTTTCCTCTCTACAACTTCTGCCATAAAGGTTGAATACAGAGTTGGACATTGGCCCCTACCTCATGCTGTTTCTTCAGATCCCTACAAGGATTTTCTTAGACATAGATTCTTATCAAATGTTAGAACttcagttatttgttttatttcatcattGATGTgaagtatgtttagttttcttGTTGATAAAATTTGAGTATTCAGAGAAATATAACCTTCAGGTTgtttgacttacatatatttgaaagattttaggCTAGTTTCTCTTCACAGATAGGTATACCTCAGTTTCAGACTCTTCGTCTTCATTCTGTGCTTCAATATTTTATATGGTCAGCCACTGGTTTTTCCGTTTTACAGAGTCCCTGAATCCAAGGAtttgaagttctttatatatacttaCCTTATATTAgctaatttccttcattttcaaattAAGTTCTCTGTGCTTCACTGTCTTTAGTAGCAATGTAGTTATGTGCTGACCTTTGTTGCAATGTGAATaagacttaaattaaaaaaaaatttgttcttcaTTCTAGATGAGATTTCACAGTGCACATTTGacctttttcaaatatattgccAGGTAGCAtttagtatttttgaaattttattttttttaaggttttttatttattcatttgatagagatcacaactaggcagagaggcaggcagagagagaggaagggaagcaggctccctgctgagcagagagcccgacttgaggctcgatcccaggaccctgagatcatgacctgagctgaaggcagaggttttaacccactgagccacccaggcgcccctgaaattttatttttttaatggaagtcaCATACACTTATTTACGTATGAGCAAATAGTGTATAGATGTTTAGAATGAGTAAACTCTCTCACTCAGCACTGTGTTCCTGTAAATTATCAGAAATAGTTGATATGTATTCTgcatctttctctttccatttgcCAGTATGTCTTGGACATTTTTCCATATATggattacatttaatataattgtttccttgttgatagAGACACTTCGGTAAATCTAAAGGTTTTTTTGCTTGTATATGCAGTGCTGCAATAAATATTCTTCACTACATTATTGGAATTGTGTGAGAATGTAAGATAATTTGTAGCAATGGATTGCTGGGTCAGTGTATATGTACACTTTAATTTCTGATGTTGCAAAATTGCAGTGAGATTATATCACTTAATATTTTTgctagcaggggcgcctgggtggctcagtcgttgggcatctgccttctgctcgggtcatgatcccaggatcctgggatcgagtcccgcattgtgctctccgctccgcaggaagcctgcttctccctcttacactctccctgcttgtgttccctctctcgctgtgtctctgtcaaataaatgaaatctaaaaaaaaaaaaaatttgttagcAGTGTTTGAGAATAtctttctccacccccaccaAGTATTATTAACTCATGTTTTAATCCATGACAGTCTAATCGGTGAAAAGTGGTATTTATTGGtgcatttttttaagaaggattttACATTTCCAAGTCTtttgagaaagcaaaattaaTGCAATGCAAATCAGAACatccaattaataaatataacaacAAGCCAAAGTAGTTTTGTTAATGGATTAACCCATTTATTATGGGCTAGCAGTGTTTCAAATGGTGGAACTTCTACTGGTCTTTCAACTCCTTCAGTCTTCTGATGGCGCACTTCACTGTGACAGCAGGAGTGGTGTTGTAATGGTAGGTCCAGGTACCACTGGCTGCTCTTTTCATGTAGGAACCACAATACCAGATCCTGACAGCTTGTCTTTTCCTCTTGGTTTTGCCACAGAGGGAGCAGATGTATTTGGCACACTGACCTATTTCACTCCTCACCATTTTCCTGAGTGAGGGACCATAATGGGTCCCGTATTTACCTATGATTCTGACCTTCTTGGTGCATTTAACTATACTGTTGCAAACTTGAGAGAGCTCTCattgtgttttacatttacatttccctaatgactaatgatgctcaacatccttTGAAGTGATTATGTGCATTTTTATCTtaggtgaaatgtctgttcatgtcttttgctcattgtctagttggattattattttttactgttgttttgaGAATTACATATTCTAGCTACCTGTCCTTTGTTAgatagggtttttcttttttttttttttttttaaagattttatttatttatttgacagagatcacaagtagacggagaggaaggcagagagagagagagagagagggaagcaggcttcttgccgagcagagagcccgatgtgggactcgatcccaggacccggagatcatgacctgagctgaaggcagcggcttaacccactgagacacccaggcgcccctagataggGTTTTTCTAAGTACTTTCTCCCATCCCAGTCTATACtttgtgtttttgtcttcttaACAGCATCTTTAAAGTTCTAAATTTTCATGAGGCTCAGTTTatcacatattttgttttttttggaggtagcattgtgattttaatttcatattctgtatgttcattgttagtatatggaaatacagttgattttttttttccaagatagaACTCacctaaaatatattattaattttaaagtaaaaaattgagTGACTTTTTAGATTTGCAGTATTGTGCAATTATGACCTCTAACTAGTTCCATTATATTTCATCATACCCCAGGAAACCCATTAAGGAGTCAGTCCTcattcccccccctccccccgccagtccctggaaaccactaatctgctttttaACTCTATGACTTTACCTGtcctggatatttcatataaaaggaattatacaGCATGTAAcacttgtgtctggcttctttcacttagccatAATATTGGTTCTTTTtggagtgttttgtttgtttttaaatatttatttatta
Proteins encoded:
- the LOC125099105 gene encoding 60S ribosomal protein L37a-like gives rise to the protein MRYHCTSIRMIVITENDKCWLSIVKCTKKVRIIGKYGTHYGPSLRKMVRSEIGQCAKYICSLCGKTKRKRQAVRIWYCGSYMKRAASGTWTYHYNTTPAVTVKCAIRRLKELKDQ